aagGGAGAGCGGATCCTTATATACCTACCACCTCTCCCCCGCCCAACTCCCCCAAAGAGAGAATGGAAAGCGCGCAAACCGGAAGTGTGACGCCAACAGTCCCCTCCCTTAATCCCGCCTCCAAGCCCCGGGAACTCACGCGGAAGGACGGGAAGGGCGGGGCGGGTGGGGCAGGTGGGAAGCGGTCAGTTTGACCAATAGTCTTTGCTTCCTTGACTGGGCTACTGTTTTAACTACAGTACTTGGAGGAATTAGGCTTAAGAGGAAACATGATTCCAAATATCCTAAGTAGAAGGCGAAAATGTATTATCAATAAATTTTGATAATTGTAAAAATATCAAGATCAAAGTTAGAAACGTAAAAATGTTTATACTCACACTATTCCTGTGTTTCACAACTAATACAaggacatgtttttaaaatgctctgCAAATGCCAATCATTTCGCGTGCCTCTGAAACTCTGGCTCTTTACTAAGGTAAGAGAAAACAGTACTATTTACATAAACTTATAAAGGGTCAGTGTGTTCGCATACGCAGTGGATATTTAGACAAAAGTTATCCATAATCCGACAAGTGTTGATGCATGTCTATTCATTCCCAAGCAGATGCAAAGTTATACTGAACAACTTGAGTTGGAAAGTTAGTTTCTTACAGCCCTTACTTGAAAACGTGGGTGGCTCTGAAAAGAGCCTTTGGTTGAAATTTCAGAGAAAAGCTGTAATTATGCCCGCTCCCCGCGGATCCGGCGGGCTAACTGGATGTCCTTGGGCATGATGGTAACACGCTTAGCGTGGATGGCACACAGATTGGTGTCCTCGAAAAGCCCCACCAGATAGGCTTCGCATGCCTCCTGCAGTGCCATCACCGCCGAACTCTGGAAGCGCAGGTCGGTCTTGAAGTCCTGGGCAATCTCACGCACAAGGCGCTGAAAAGGTAGTTTACGGATAAGAAGCTCCGTGGACTTTTGGTAGCGGCGGATCTCGCGCAAGGCCACCGTGCCGGGTCGGTAGCGGTGGGGTTTTTTCACGCCGCCGGTGGCCGGCGCACTCTTGCGAGCCGCCTTGGTGGCCAGCTGCTTGCGAGGCGCTTTGCCGCCAGTGGACTTACGAGCAGTTTGCTTAGTGCGAGCCATGACAAGTTACAGATACACAGACGTACCGAATATTAGCGCAAAAACATCGCCCACCAGTTTGCAAGTATTTATAGTACCTAAGGTGAAGTGATTGGgcgagaaaaatgtttaaatattacgTAACAAGCTCTGATTGGTCTACATTTAAACTTTCCAGAAACTGTGCAGTTTCGTTGGCCACTACGTTATATCCTCGGctcttttcaaattgtttttgtgttcttttccgCCCACGATTTTCATGAGAATGCAATGCCTTGAGCGTTACCTTTTCGAAAAAACAGACCTTAACTTCATTGGTACTGTAGTGCTGTGTATTTATTTAGgttctggaggggaggggagagtgagagAATATTGCCCTCATGTATTCTACATTCCCTGCTCGATAACCCGATAACGGATTATAAATTTCCAAAACcatttcacaaaaaaagaaatccctctGTAACGCTTAAACTGAGAAACTTCTTTGAAACCTACAAGATGTAAATTCAAGCATAGTAAAATCAAACTGGCGTTTCCAGAAATATTTCCTGTAACAAGGTACTTCTTTGTTAAGTGTTGTTTATGCTCTGACTTTACACTTGGAACTTCCTGAAACTTAAGTTTTCTAAAGTTTAGAATACATTTAGCCAGGTACAACGCCGGACACACAATCACGCCATGCACAACGTCTCAGAGTTTACCTATGAGGAGCAGGCGAGGGACTAGGGCCTATGAATGGATTACGGACCAAAACGAGGACAGCTTAATATTGCCAACGACTGTTCCTATATGTCACGTAAAATAGTCGACTTTAAGAACACCGAATGAGGACCTTTTAGACGAAGAGGCGGTAACCCAGATTCTACCTTCTCATTGGCTAAGTTTATTATACTGGATAGCCATTAAGAAAGGAGATCTAGCATGCTTCATTTGCATGGAGCGTTTCTGTTGCATTTGAAGCAGTTTAACCCATTAGACACGGGAGGTACAAATTatttaaacaagaaaattctgcatgcatattttctcttttaaaagcttTGTTTGATTAGAAGCCACGTTTATTACTCTAAGAAAAGTTTATGTCTTTCCAGAAGTTTTCACTTACGAAAACTTCACCTTGGAGAAAGATTGTATACCTGTGTTATAAATGACTATCCTTCTAACTAAGACTCATAGTTCCAActgtcctttttcaaattcttagaaattacgTAATGCATTTTGTAAATACAGACTCTCAAGAAAGCAAGTAACAAAGGGTGGTAAAGAAGCTGGCCGAATCGTGCCCTTCTATGTAACCCTTACATTATTGGCCACAAGCCGGAAACAAGCTCTTATGTTGTTTGAGGGCTACCAGGGAAGCTCCGGTTACTGAGGCCTGTGCGGACTTGTTTGAAAACTGCAGTCGCGCGCGCGGGAATGACTCGTCACTGCATTCTCCCTGCTGCTAGGCGATACCAGGGCAGAATTGTGAGGGGATATTATCCAGAACGGGGCTGTGAGAGGGGCATTTTATTCTCTTAGTAGTTGGCCTGATTCGCAGTCTGAAGTCGTTTTAGCATTGTTGACGCTTGTACAACCAAAAACAAGTTAAAGCGAGACTGCTCTAAAATGTTATCCCCGGGCTGTGCTTTCACACTAAAGCAACGTATCCCCCACCCTCGCCCCGACACCCACACGCACACACTTCCCCGCGTGCAATGCCTTTCCGGGAACAGTTTAGTCCACCCAGTGCTTACTTGATAGTTCTCTTGTGCTAGGTTTTGAGCTTGGGATATGTTGTGAGGGTGAAAAGGGGTCAAAAGTTCGTTAAGTGCATTAAACTGTAGAAGCAAGTTGCAAT
The DNA window shown above is from Phocoena phocoena chromosome 10, mPhoPho1.1, whole genome shotgun sequence and carries:
- the H3C1 gene encoding histone H3.1 encodes the protein MARTKQTARKSTGGKAPRKQLATKAARKSAPATGGVKKPHRYRPGTVALREIRRYQKSTELLIRKLPFQRLVREIAQDFKTDLRFQSSAVMALQEACEAYLVGLFEDTNLCAIHAKRVTIMPKDIQLARRIRGERA